The following proteins are co-located in the Colius striatus isolate bColStr4 unplaced genomic scaffold, bColStr4.1.hap1 scaffold_214, whole genome shotgun sequence genome:
- the TRIR gene encoding telomerase RNA component interacting RNase isoform X1 encodes MAALGEDGAGEAPSPSPPPPGPGGGINVFANDGSFLELFKRKMEAEQQREREAAAAAAAEAPGSAGPGPHRSTDGSKRSGGGSLGFVGRRRAGPRLALKTGVVAKKQKTDEEVLTSKGRRLGQVHGGGEEVQSSPVQRRRQNQAPGQITPPPKKILGGRGRGWTPFWSRGGGV; translated from the exons ATGGCGGCGCTCGGTGAGGACGGGGCTGGGGAGGCCCCGTCGCCGTCGCCGCCTcctcccggccccggcggcggcaTCAACGTCTTCGCCAACGACGGCAGCTTCCTGGAGCTCTTTAAGAGGAAGATGGAAGCGGAGCAACAACGGGAACGGGaagcggcggcggctgcggcggcggAAGCTCCCGGTAGCGCCGGGCCTGGGCCTCACCGTTCAACCGACGGCTCCAAGAGGAGCGGCGGCGGCTCGCTTGGCTTC GTTGGGCGCCGCCGGGCAGGGCCTCGCCTGGCTCTCAAAACCGGCGTCGTGGCCAAGAAACAAAAGACCGACGAGGAA gtgCTGACGAGTAAAGGGCGACGCCTGGGCCAAGTACATGGCGGAGGTGAAGAAGTACAAAGCTCACCAGTGCAGCGACGACGACAAAACCAGGCCCCTGGTCAaataacccccccccccaagaagattttggggggcagggggagggg
- the TRIR gene encoding telomerase RNA component interacting RNase isoform X2 → MAALGEDGAGEAPSPSPPPPGPGGGINVFANDGSFLELFKRKMEAEQQREREAAAAAAAEAPGSAGPGPHRSTDGSKRSGGGSLGFVGRRRAGPRLALKTGVVAKKQKTDEEVIKGDAWAKYMAEVKKYKAHQCSDDDKTRPLVK, encoded by the exons ATGGCGGCGCTCGGTGAGGACGGGGCTGGGGAGGCCCCGTCGCCGTCGCCGCCTcctcccggccccggcggcggcaTCAACGTCTTCGCCAACGACGGCAGCTTCCTGGAGCTCTTTAAGAGGAAGATGGAAGCGGAGCAACAACGGGAACGGGaagcggcggcggctgcggcggcggAAGCTCCCGGTAGCGCCGGGCCTGGGCCTCACCGTTCAACCGACGGCTCCAAGAGGAGCGGCGGCGGCTCGCTTGGCTTC GTTGGGCGCCGCCGGGCAGGGCCTCGCCTGGCTCTCAAAACCGGCGTCGTGGCCAAGAAACAAAAGACCGACGAGGAAGTGA TAAAGGGCGACGCCTGGGCCAAGTACATGGCGGAGGTGAAGAAGTACAAAGCTCACCAGTGCAGCGACGACGACAAAACCAGGCCCCTGGTCAaataa